From a single Dendropsophus ebraccatus isolate aDenEbr1 chromosome 8, aDenEbr1.pat, whole genome shotgun sequence genomic region:
- the LOC138798861 gene encoding cytochrome P450 4A6-like isoform X3, with protein MAFLPLADALLSLQATDLWHWAAWLGLLYLVFIVTKLYVTWRDQVAAYRPFPGPLCHWLYGNAREFLEIGKDLDLIYQWSQKYAYGFSLWLGNFFATLIITQPDYAKAILARQDPKDDTAYRFIVPWIGEGLLVSSGQKWFQHRRLLTPGFHYDVLKPYATLMADCTKTMLDKWERLVPDEKPVELFHHVSLMTLDTIMKCAFSNESNCQTDRFRHVMYHSDLIYNLSPSGFRFRRLLKIAHKHTDKVIKQRKELLKNEKVLDKISQKRHLDFLDILLCARDENGRSLSDKDLRAEVDTFMFEGHDTTASGISWLLYVLAQHPEHQEKCREEIREVLGDRDTVEWEDLGKIPYTTMCIKESLRLYPPVPGVGRKLSKPITFCDGRSLPEGARVILSIYCINRSPGFWKDPEVFDPLRFTVENSADRHPHAFLSFAAGSRNCIGQNFAMNEMKVAAALILQRFQLLADPDKEPRKVPQIVLRSVNGIHVKLKKIEKD; from the exons ATGGCTTTCCTCCCTCTGGCTGATGCCCTGCTTTCCCTGCAGGCCACAGATCTCTGGCACTGGGCTGCTTGGCTTGGTCTCCTGTACTTGGTGTTTATAGTCACTAAACTGTATGTGACCTGGAGGGATCAGGTTGCAGCATACAGACCCTTCCCAGGTCCCCTGTGTCACTGGCTGTATGGGAATGCTCGGGAG TTTCTGGAGATTGGAAAGGATCTGGATCTTATTTACCAGTGGTCTCAAAAATACGCTTACGGCTTCTCCTTGTGGCTCGGAAATTTCTTTGCAACTCTTATAATTACCCAACCAGATTATGCAAAAGCAATTTTGGCCAGACAAG ACCCCAAGGATGATACAGCGTATAGATTTATAGTCCCCTGGATCG GAGAGGGATTGTTGGTCTCGTCTGGGCAGAAGTGGTTCCAGCACCGCCGTCTGCTCACTCCAGGCTTCCACTATGATGTCCTGAAGCCGTATGCGACATTGATGGCTGACTGCACCAAGACCATGCTG GACAAATGGGAGAGACTGGTGCCGGACGAGAAACCAGTGGAGCTTTTCCATCATGTCAGCCTGATGACCCTGGACACCATCATGAAATGCGCCTTCAGCAATGAGAGTAACTGCCAGACAGACAG GTTCCGTCACGTCATGTACCATAGCGACCTCATCTACAACCTCAGCCCATCGGGATTTCGCTTCCGGAGATTGCTGAAAATAGCACACAAGCACAcag ATAAAGTTATTAAACAGAGAAAAGAGCTGCTGAAGAATGAGAAAGTATTGGACAAGATCAGCCAGAAGAGACATTTGGATTTTCTCGATATTCTTCTATGTGCGAGG GATGAGAACGGCCGCAGCCTCTCCGATAAGGATCTGCGGGCAGAGGTGGACACCTTCATGTTTGAGGGACACGATACAACGGCCAGCGGCATCTCCTGGTTATTATATGTCTTGGCACAGCACCCTGAGCACCAGGAGAAGTGTAGAGAGGAGATCCGAGAGGTCCTGGGAGATCGGGACACAGTGGAATG GGAAGACCTGGGAAAGATCCCGTATACCACAATGTGCATTAAAGAGTCCTTACGGCTCTACCCCCCAGTTCCGGGAGTTGGTCGCAAACTCAGCAAACCGATCACGTTCTGCGATGGACGGAGTCTTCCTGAAG GCGCGAGGGTTATCCTGAGCATCTACTGTATAAACAGATCCCCGGGATTCTGGAAAGACCCAGAG GTGTTTGACCCTTTGCGGTTTACTGTGGAGAATTCGGCAGACAGACACCCCCACGCCTTTCTCTCTTTTGCTGCCGGATCCAG GAATTGCATCGGGCAGAATTTTGCGATGAATGAGATGAAGGTGGCGGCGGCTCTTATATTACAGAGATTTCAGCTGCTCGCAGATCCTGACAAAGAACCTCGGAAAGTTCCTCAGATCGTTCTCAGATCCGTCAACGGGATTCATGTGAAGCTGAAGAAGATAGAGAAGGATTAG
- the LOC138798861 gene encoding cytochrome P450 4B1-like isoform X2 — translation MAFLPLADALLSLQATDLWHWAAWLGLLYLVFIVTKLYVTWRDQVAAYRPFPGPLCHWLYGNAREFLEIGKDLDLIYQWSQKYAYGFSLWLGNFFATLIITQPDYAKAILARQGEGLLVSSGQKWFQHRRLLTPGFHYDVLKPYATLMADCTKTMLDKWERLVPDEKPVELFHHVSLMTLDTIMKCAFSNESNCQTDSDSAYTKAVYELTCMVDYRFRHVMYHSDLIYNLSPSGFRFRRLLKIAHKHTDKVIKQRKELLKNEKVLDKISQKRHLDFLDILLCARDENGRSLSDKDLRAEVDTFMFEGHDTTASGISWLLYVLAQHPEHQEKCREEIREVLGDRDTVEWEDLGKIPYTTMCIKESLRLYPPVPGVGRKLSKPITFCDGRSLPEGARVILSIYCINRSPGFWKDPEVFDPLRFTVENSADRHPHAFLSFAAGSRNCIGQNFAMNEMKVAAALILQRFQLLADPDKEPRKVPQIVLRSVNGIHVKLKKIEKD, via the exons ATGGCTTTCCTCCCTCTGGCTGATGCCCTGCTTTCCCTGCAGGCCACAGATCTCTGGCACTGGGCTGCTTGGCTTGGTCTCCTGTACTTGGTGTTTATAGTCACTAAACTGTATGTGACCTGGAGGGATCAGGTTGCAGCATACAGACCCTTCCCAGGTCCCCTGTGTCACTGGCTGTATGGGAATGCTCGGGAG TTTCTGGAGATTGGAAAGGATCTGGATCTTATTTACCAGTGGTCTCAAAAATACGCTTACGGCTTCTCCTTGTGGCTCGGAAATTTCTTTGCAACTCTTATAATTACCCAACCAGATTATGCAAAAGCAATTTTGGCCAGACAAG GAGAGGGATTGTTGGTCTCGTCTGGGCAGAAGTGGTTCCAGCACCGCCGTCTGCTCACTCCAGGCTTCCACTATGATGTCCTGAAGCCGTATGCGACATTGATGGCTGACTGCACCAAGACCATGCTG GACAAATGGGAGAGACTGGTGCCGGACGAGAAACCAGTGGAGCTTTTCCATCATGTCAGCCTGATGACCCTGGACACCATCATGAAATGCGCCTTCAGCAATGAGAGTAACTGCCAGACAGACAG TGACAGTGCCTACACCAAAGCCGTGTACGAGCTCACCTGCATGGTGGATTATAGGTTCCGTCACGTCATGTACCATAGCGACCTCATCTACAACCTCAGCCCATCGGGATTTCGCTTCCGGAGATTGCTGAAAATAGCACACAAGCACAcag ATAAAGTTATTAAACAGAGAAAAGAGCTGCTGAAGAATGAGAAAGTATTGGACAAGATCAGCCAGAAGAGACATTTGGATTTTCTCGATATTCTTCTATGTGCGAGG GATGAGAACGGCCGCAGCCTCTCCGATAAGGATCTGCGGGCAGAGGTGGACACCTTCATGTTTGAGGGACACGATACAACGGCCAGCGGCATCTCCTGGTTATTATATGTCTTGGCACAGCACCCTGAGCACCAGGAGAAGTGTAGAGAGGAGATCCGAGAGGTCCTGGGAGATCGGGACACAGTGGAATG GGAAGACCTGGGAAAGATCCCGTATACCACAATGTGCATTAAAGAGTCCTTACGGCTCTACCCCCCAGTTCCGGGAGTTGGTCGCAAACTCAGCAAACCGATCACGTTCTGCGATGGACGGAGTCTTCCTGAAG GCGCGAGGGTTATCCTGAGCATCTACTGTATAAACAGATCCCCGGGATTCTGGAAAGACCCAGAG GTGTTTGACCCTTTGCGGTTTACTGTGGAGAATTCGGCAGACAGACACCCCCACGCCTTTCTCTCTTTTGCTGCCGGATCCAG GAATTGCATCGGGCAGAATTTTGCGATGAATGAGATGAAGGTGGCGGCGGCTCTTATATTACAGAGATTTCAGCTGCTCGCAGATCCTGACAAAGAACCTCGGAAAGTTCCTCAGATCGTTCTCAGATCCGTCAACGGGATTCATGTGAAGCTGAAGAAGATAGAGAAGGATTAG
- the LOC138798861 gene encoding cytochrome P450 4A24-like isoform X1, with translation MAFLPLADALLSLQATDLWHWAAWLGLLYLVFIVTKLYVTWRDQVAAYRPFPGPLCHWLYGNAREFLEIGKDLDLIYQWSQKYAYGFSLWLGNFFATLIITQPDYAKAILARQDPKDDTAYRFIVPWIGEGLLVSSGQKWFQHRRLLTPGFHYDVLKPYATLMADCTKTMLDKWERLVPDEKPVELFHHVSLMTLDTIMKCAFSNESNCQTDSDSAYTKAVYELTCMVDYRFRHVMYHSDLIYNLSPSGFRFRRLLKIAHKHTDKVIKQRKELLKNEKVLDKISQKRHLDFLDILLCARDENGRSLSDKDLRAEVDTFMFEGHDTTASGISWLLYVLAQHPEHQEKCREEIREVLGDRDTVEWEDLGKIPYTTMCIKESLRLYPPVPGVGRKLSKPITFCDGRSLPEGARVILSIYCINRSPGFWKDPEVFDPLRFTVENSADRHPHAFLSFAAGSRNCIGQNFAMNEMKVAAALILQRFQLLADPDKEPRKVPQIVLRSVNGIHVKLKKIEKD, from the exons ATGGCTTTCCTCCCTCTGGCTGATGCCCTGCTTTCCCTGCAGGCCACAGATCTCTGGCACTGGGCTGCTTGGCTTGGTCTCCTGTACTTGGTGTTTATAGTCACTAAACTGTATGTGACCTGGAGGGATCAGGTTGCAGCATACAGACCCTTCCCAGGTCCCCTGTGTCACTGGCTGTATGGGAATGCTCGGGAG TTTCTGGAGATTGGAAAGGATCTGGATCTTATTTACCAGTGGTCTCAAAAATACGCTTACGGCTTCTCCTTGTGGCTCGGAAATTTCTTTGCAACTCTTATAATTACCCAACCAGATTATGCAAAAGCAATTTTGGCCAGACAAG ACCCCAAGGATGATACAGCGTATAGATTTATAGTCCCCTGGATCG GAGAGGGATTGTTGGTCTCGTCTGGGCAGAAGTGGTTCCAGCACCGCCGTCTGCTCACTCCAGGCTTCCACTATGATGTCCTGAAGCCGTATGCGACATTGATGGCTGACTGCACCAAGACCATGCTG GACAAATGGGAGAGACTGGTGCCGGACGAGAAACCAGTGGAGCTTTTCCATCATGTCAGCCTGATGACCCTGGACACCATCATGAAATGCGCCTTCAGCAATGAGAGTAACTGCCAGACAGACAG TGACAGTGCCTACACCAAAGCCGTGTACGAGCTCACCTGCATGGTGGATTATAGGTTCCGTCACGTCATGTACCATAGCGACCTCATCTACAACCTCAGCCCATCGGGATTTCGCTTCCGGAGATTGCTGAAAATAGCACACAAGCACAcag ATAAAGTTATTAAACAGAGAAAAGAGCTGCTGAAGAATGAGAAAGTATTGGACAAGATCAGCCAGAAGAGACATTTGGATTTTCTCGATATTCTTCTATGTGCGAGG GATGAGAACGGCCGCAGCCTCTCCGATAAGGATCTGCGGGCAGAGGTGGACACCTTCATGTTTGAGGGACACGATACAACGGCCAGCGGCATCTCCTGGTTATTATATGTCTTGGCACAGCACCCTGAGCACCAGGAGAAGTGTAGAGAGGAGATCCGAGAGGTCCTGGGAGATCGGGACACAGTGGAATG GGAAGACCTGGGAAAGATCCCGTATACCACAATGTGCATTAAAGAGTCCTTACGGCTCTACCCCCCAGTTCCGGGAGTTGGTCGCAAACTCAGCAAACCGATCACGTTCTGCGATGGACGGAGTCTTCCTGAAG GCGCGAGGGTTATCCTGAGCATCTACTGTATAAACAGATCCCCGGGATTCTGGAAAGACCCAGAG GTGTTTGACCCTTTGCGGTTTACTGTGGAGAATTCGGCAGACAGACACCCCCACGCCTTTCTCTCTTTTGCTGCCGGATCCAG GAATTGCATCGGGCAGAATTTTGCGATGAATGAGATGAAGGTGGCGGCGGCTCTTATATTACAGAGATTTCAGCTGCTCGCAGATCCTGACAAAGAACCTCGGAAAGTTCCTCAGATCGTTCTCAGATCCGTCAACGGGATTCATGTGAAGCTGAAGAAGATAGAGAAGGATTAG
- the LOC138799862 gene encoding cytochrome P450 4A24-like codes for MASPSLPGLPELLHWAAWLCALYLLYRVSSFYLTYKELQRAFSAFPGPKRHWLYGNALEFKQEEKHLDKIVGYANEYDYAFPMWLGKFTPTLFVTHPDYAKAILSRQDPKDNIAYRFITPWIGKGLLTLSGQKWLHHRKLLTPGFHYDVLKPYIRVMSESVNVMLDKWEKMLPEKKPVELFHDVSLMTLDTIMKCAFSYQSDCQMDGENDYIKAVYDVSYLVNYRAHRVPYHYDFIFHWSPIGFRFRKALRIAHEHTEKVIKMRQESLRQESELEKVKQKRHLDFLDILLCAKDENGRGLSDEDLRAEVDTFMFAGHDTTACGTSWILYCLAKYPEHQAKCREEVKEVLGDRRIVEWEDLGKLPYTTMCIKESMRLYPPVPGMARELKEPITFCDGRSLPKGATTMISIYCINRCPSVWDDPEVFDPMRFSPDNPKRHPHAFLPFSAGSRNCIGQNFAMNELKVGVALTLRRFSLSPVPGKEPLKVTQIVLRSLNGIYVNMEKIQEES; via the exons ATGGCGTCCCCGTCCCTGCCCGGACTCCCTGAGCTGTTACACTGGGCGGCCTGGCTATGCGCCCTCTACCTGCTCTATAGAGTCTCCAGCTTCTACCTGACATACAAGGAACTACAGAGAGCATTCAGCGCCTTCCCGGGTCCTAAGCGTCACTGGCTATATGGCAATGCCCTAGAG tTCAAACAGGAAGAAAAACATTTGGATAAAATAGTTGGTTACGCGAACGAGTACGACTACGCCTTCCCCATGTGGCTGGGAAAATTTACTCCCACTCTCTTTGTCACTCACCCGGACTATGCCAAGGCCATTCTGTCCAGGCAAG ATCCAAAGGACAACATTGCCTATCGCTTCATAACCCCGTGGATCG GAAAGGGGCTGCTGACCTTATCGGGACAGAAGTGGCTCCACCACCGGAAGCTTCTCACCCCCGGCTTCCATTATGACGTTTTAAAGCCGTATATCCGAGTGATGTCCGAAAGTGTCAATGTCATGCTG GATAAATGGGAGAAGATGCTACCGGAGAAGAAACCAGTGGAGCTTTTCCATGATGTCAGCCTGATGACCCTGGACACCATCATGAAATGCGCCTTCAGCTACCAGAGTGACTGCCAGATGGACGG CGAGAACGACTACATCAAAGCCGTATACGACGTCTCCTACCTGGTGAATTACAGGGCCCACCGTGTTCCCTATCATTACGACTTCATCTTCCACTGGAGCCCCATTGGATTCCGTTTCCGCAAGGCACTTAGGATCGCACATGAGCACACAG agaAAGTCATCAAAATGAGACAAGAATCTCTTAGGCAAGAAAGTGAACTTGAGAAGGTGAAGCAGAAGAGACATCTGGACTTTCTCGACATCCTCTTATGCGCCAAG GATGAAAATGGCCGTGGACTCTCTGATGAAGATTTGCGGGCGGAGGTGGACACCTTCATGTTTGCAGGACACGACACAACGGCCTGCGGCACCTCCTGGATATTATACTGTCTAGCTAAGTACCCCGAGCACCAGGCGAAATGCCGGGAGGAGGTTAAAGAGGTCCTGGGAGATCGGAGGATAGTGGAGTG GGAGGACCTGGGGAAGCTGCCGTATACCACCATGTGTATAAAGGAGAGCATGCGCCTCTACCCGCCTGTACCAGGAATGGCTCGGGAACTTAAAGAACCAATCACATTCTGTGATGGGCGGAGCCTGCCCAAAG GTGCTACAACCATGATCAGTATATACTGCATCAACAGATGTCCCAGCGTGTGGGATGACCCTGAG gttTTTGACCCAATGAGATTTTCACCAGACAACCCTAAAAGACATCCACACGCCTTCCTGCCATTCTCTGCTGGATCAAG GAACTGCATTGGACAGAACTTCGCTATGAACGAGCTGAAAGTCGGCGTCGCTCTGACGTTACGGAGATTTTCACTGTCTCCAGTCCCAGGCAAAGAACCCCTAAAAGTCACTCAAATCGTCCTCCGCTCTCTGAACGGTATATATGTGAATATGGAGAAAATACAGGAAGAATCCTAA